The Gemella haemolysans genome includes a region encoding these proteins:
- a CDS encoding acetate/propionate family kinase, with protein MTKILAINSGSSSLKFQLFEMPEEKVITKGLVERIGIENSVFTIEFNGEKNKETLDIPNHDVAIEMLLEKLTKLGIVKDVKEIEGVGHRVVHGGEFYDASVLVNDEELAKVDSIEDLAPLHNPANIKGVRSFQKELPGVPNVLTFDTAFHQSMPKSTYMYAVPREFYEKYGVRKYGAHGTSHRFIEEKVAEILGKDPKELKTISCHIGNGASICAIKNGKSFDTSMGFTPLSGLVMGTRTGDIDPATIPYIAQKTGLSLEEIVRIFNFESGLKGVSGLSSDLRDVESVRDTNPHAAEAIDVYINRIKEYVGAYAAAMNGVDAIVFTAGVGENATWVREEVLEGLTFLGVQVDKERNNVRGKVAEISTADSKVKAFVIPTDEEVMIARDTYNLSK; from the coding sequence ATGACAAAGATTTTAGCTATTAACTCAGGAAGTTCATCTTTAAAATTTCAATTATTTGAAATGCCTGAAGAAAAAGTTATTACAAAAGGACTAGTTGAAAGAATCGGTATTGAAAATAGTGTATTCACTATCGAATTCAACGGTGAAAAAAATAAAGAAACATTAGATATTCCAAATCACGATGTGGCAATCGAAATGTTACTTGAAAAATTAACTAAATTAGGAATTGTAAAAGATGTTAAAGAAATCGAAGGAGTTGGACACCGTGTTGTTCATGGTGGAGAATTCTATGATGCTTCTGTATTAGTTAATGATGAAGAGTTAGCTAAAGTAGATTCAATCGAAGACTTAGCGCCTTTACACAACCCAGCTAATATTAAAGGTGTTCGTTCATTCCAAAAAGAATTACCAGGTGTTCCAAACGTATTAACATTTGATACAGCATTCCACCAAAGTATGCCAAAATCAACTTACATGTATGCTGTGCCAAGAGAATTTTATGAAAAATACGGAGTTCGTAAATATGGTGCTCACGGAACTAGCCACAGATTCATTGAGGAAAAAGTTGCTGAAATTTTAGGAAAAGATCCAAAAGAACTTAAAACTATTTCTTGTCACATTGGGAACGGAGCTTCAATTTGTGCTATTAAAAATGGTAAATCATTCGACACTTCTATGGGATTCACTCCATTATCAGGATTAGTAATGGGTACTAGAACTGGTGATATTGATCCAGCTACTATCCCTTATATCGCTCAAAAAACTGGATTATCTCTTGAAGAAATCGTGCGTATTTTCAACTTTGAATCAGGATTAAAAGGAGTTTCAGGATTATCTTCTGACTTACGTGATGTTGAGTCTGTAAGAGATACTAATCCACATGCTGCTGAAGCAATCGATGTTTACATCAACAGAATTAAAGAGTATGTTGGAGCTTATGCTGCAGCTATGAACGGTGTAGATGCTATCGTATTTACTGCTGGTGTTGGTGAAAATGCTACATGGGTACGTGAAGAAGTATTAGAAGGTTTAACTTTCCTAGGTGTACAAGTTGACAAAGAAAGAAACAATGTACGCGGAAAAGTTGCAGAAATTTCTACAGCAGACTCTAAAGTTAAAGCATTTGTTATTCCAACAGATGAAGAAGTTATGATTGCTAGAGATACTTATAACTTATCTAAATAA
- a CDS encoding CCA tRNA nucleotidyltransferase, protein MDINNFNEKFNSAINILEKFNEAGYEAYFVGGCVRDYLLNDEFSDIDITTNALPEEVKQIFRKSIDTGIQHGTVTILVDEDSFEVTTFRTEDDYIDHRTPEKVEFVSDLKEDLDRRDFTINAMALDSNGKLYDYHCGERDLRNKVIKTVNNPNERFFEDALRMLRSFRFSSKLGFEIEENTLKAIKNNAELIKFVSIERIVNEFRKLLTGRGNKRSLELLLDSKLNNYIPFLDEISKIIDFSNYTFCQSLYILSKINDISFEKLKELKLSNKEIKQIKIYEKINEDFSSNIPLEIILYNYDVNDVTFIASYSNYCDKEDIEKIKLPIKSFNDIAITSMEIISIIDKPAGPWIKEIIKKLEEDIILYKIDNTKKDILDFLMKIRDNR, encoded by the coding sequence ATGGATATAAATAACTTTAATGAGAAATTTAACAGTGCCATAAATATACTGGAAAAATTCAATGAAGCAGGTTATGAAGCATATTTTGTGGGTGGTTGCGTTAGAGATTACTTACTTAATGATGAATTTTCTGATATAGACATTACTACTAATGCTTTACCTGAAGAAGTTAAACAAATCTTTAGAAAAAGTATAGATACAGGAATACAACACGGAACGGTTACAATATTAGTAGATGAAGATAGTTTTGAAGTAACAACTTTTAGAACTGAGGATGATTATATTGATCATCGTACTCCAGAAAAGGTAGAGTTTGTTAGTGATTTAAAGGAAGATTTAGATAGACGAGATTTTACTATTAATGCCATGGCTCTAGATAGTAACGGGAAATTGTATGATTATCACTGTGGAGAGAGAGATTTAAGAAATAAAGTAATAAAAACTGTTAATAATCCTAATGAAAGGTTTTTTGAAGATGCCCTAAGAATGTTAAGATCATTCCGTTTCTCCTCAAAACTTGGATTTGAAATTGAAGAAAATACCTTAAAGGCTATAAAAAATAATGCTGAGCTTATAAAATTTGTTTCAATTGAGCGTATAGTAAATGAATTTAGAAAATTATTAACAGGAAGAGGAAATAAACGAAGTTTAGAATTATTATTAGATAGTAAATTGAATAATTATATTCCTTTTCTAGATGAAATTTCTAAAATAATTGACTTTTCAAATTATACATTTTGTCAAAGTTTATACATCCTATCTAAAATCAATGATATTTCTTTTGAAAAGTTAAAAGAACTAAAACTATCTAATAAAGAAATTAAACAGATTAAAATATATGAAAAAATTAACGAGGACTTTAGTAGTAATATTCCTTTAGAAATAATTTTATATAACTATGATGTTAATGATGTTACTTTTATTGCTAGTTATTCTAATTATTGTGATAAGGAAGATATAGAAAAAATTAAATTACCAATTAAATCTTTTAATGATATAGCTATAACTTCAATGGAAATCATAAGTATAATAGATAAGCCTGCAGGACCGTGGATAAAGGAAATCATTAAGAAACTAGAAGAAGATATTATATTATATAAAATAGATAATACAAAAAAAGACATACTAGATTTTTTAATGAAAATAAGAGATAATAGATAG
- the sufB gene encoding Fe-S cluster assembly protein SufB, with protein sequence MFTDYQYGFSDKDVSIFKTDKGLTKEIVKTISERKEEPQWMLEYRLNALKEFYRMPMPTWGGDLSEIDFEDLTYYVKPSEKTERSWDEVPEEIKNTFEKLGIPEAEQKYLAGVSAQYESEVVYHNMHKQFEEKGIIFEDTDTALKNHEEIFKEYFSKAVDFNDNKFAALNSAVWSGGSFIYCPENVSVEAPLQAYFRINSEKMGQFERTLIIIEKNSSLHYVEGCTAPTYSASSLHAAVVEIFIKENARFRYTTIQNWSTNVYNLVTKRAIVEKNGTMEWVDGNLGSKLTMKYPACILVGEGASGSTLSIAMASEGQVLDAGSKMIHLAPRTSSTVVSKSMSRRGGKVNYRGWIHFGKNSEGSRSNIECDTLILDEYSTSDTIPYNIVKNSNVSLEHEAKVSKVSEEQLFYLMSRGLDEGQATEMIVMGFIEPFTKELPMEYAVELNRLISFEMEGSIG encoded by the coding sequence ATGTTTACCGATTATCAGTATGGATTTTCAGATAAAGATGTATCTATATTCAAAACTGATAAAGGATTAACAAAAGAAATCGTCAAGACAATTTCTGAAAGAAAAGAAGAACCACAATGGATGTTAGAATATCGTCTAAATGCATTAAAAGAGTTCTATAGAATGCCGATGCCTACATGGGGTGGAGACTTATCAGAAATCGATTTTGAGGATTTAACATACTATGTAAAACCATCAGAAAAAACAGAGCGTTCTTGGGATGAAGTACCAGAAGAAATTAAAAATACTTTTGAAAAACTTGGTATTCCAGAAGCTGAACAAAAATACTTAGCAGGTGTATCTGCACAATATGAATCAGAAGTAGTTTATCATAATATGCATAAACAATTCGAAGAAAAAGGAATTATCTTTGAAGATACTGATACAGCATTAAAAAATCATGAAGAAATCTTTAAAGAATACTTCTCAAAAGCTGTTGATTTTAATGATAATAAATTCGCTGCATTAAACTCTGCAGTATGGTCAGGTGGTTCATTCATCTACTGTCCAGAAAATGTATCTGTAGAAGCACCGCTTCAAGCGTACTTTAGAATTAATAGTGAGAAAATGGGGCAGTTTGAGCGTACTTTAATTATTATTGAAAAAAACTCTTCTCTTCACTATGTAGAAGGATGTACTGCTCCAACTTACTCAGCTAGTTCACTACATGCTGCTGTAGTAGAAATCTTTATTAAAGAAAATGCTCGTTTTAGATATACGACTATTCAAAACTGGTCAACAAACGTTTATAACTTAGTTACTAAGCGTGCGATTGTTGAGAAAAACGGGACAATGGAATGGGTAGATGGAAACTTAGGTTCTAAATTAACAATGAAATATCCAGCTTGTATCTTAGTTGGTGAAGGAGCAAGTGGAAGTACACTATCTATTGCAATGGCTAGTGAAGGACAAGTACTTGATGCGGGTTCTAAGATGATTCACCTAGCGCCTAGAACATCATCTACTGTTGTTTCTAAATCAATGTCTCGTCGTGGTGGAAAAGTTAACTACCGTGGATGGATTCACTTCGGTAAAAACTCAGAAGGATCTCGATCAAACATTGAATGTGATACATTAATCTTAGATGAATACTCAACTTCAGATACTATTCCTTACAACATAGTTAAAAACTCTAACGTATCATTAGAACACGAAGCAAAAGTATCTAAAGTATCAGAAGAACAACTATTTTACTTAATGAGTAGAGGTCTTGATGAAGGACAAGCTACAGAAATGATAGTTATGGGATTCATCGAACCATTTACGAAAGAACTTCCAATGGAATACGCTGTAGAATTAAACAGATTAATTTCATTTGAGATGGAAGGATCAATAGGATAA
- a CDS encoding aminotransferase class V-fold PLP-dependent enzyme, with the protein MDFSKYREDFPILKRKISGNDLIFFDNGATTQKPNQVIDAISDYYRNYNSNIHRSVYTLGNESEKIYEESKELVREFINASSYEEIIYTSGTTESLNFAARILEQDVSEGDEIILTYMEHHANIIPWQQLAKRKNLVLKYLELDEEGRISIEQLKEFITEKTKIVSICHASNVLGNINPVYEIGELLKDKDIYFVVDAAQSVPHLRIDVQKMNCDVLAFSAHKMCGPTGIGVLYGKKSLLEKFDPVEFGGGMIGIVEDTSATWAILPDKFEAGTPLLAEAAGLAATIKYLNSIGLENIEKYTKELTEYMYSELSKIENIEIYGVKNIEDRVSLVSFNLVGVHPHDLTSFLDEKGICIRAGHQCTQPLLGKLGTYSVARASLYLYNTKEEIDFFIQTLKETKEFFENEF; encoded by the coding sequence ATAGATTTTAGTAAATATAGAGAAGACTTTCCTATATTAAAAAGAAAGATATCAGGAAATGATTTGATATTTTTTGATAATGGAGCTACTACTCAAAAGCCTAATCAAGTAATCGATGCTATATCAGATTACTATAGGAATTATAATTCGAATATCCATAGATCTGTTTATACCTTAGGTAATGAATCAGAGAAAATATACGAAGAGTCTAAAGAGCTTGTAAGAGAATTTATTAATGCTAGTAGTTATGAAGAAATAATTTATACTAGTGGAACTACTGAGAGCTTAAATTTCGCAGCAAGAATTCTAGAACAAGATGTTAGTGAAGGTGATGAGATTATCCTTACATATATGGAGCATCATGCTAATATTATCCCATGGCAACAACTGGCTAAACGTAAAAATCTAGTTTTAAAATATTTAGAACTAGATGAAGAAGGAAGAATTAGTATTGAACAACTAAAAGAGTTTATCACAGAAAAAACTAAAATTGTTTCAATATGTCACGCTTCTAATGTATTAGGGAATATTAATCCGGTTTATGAAATTGGTGAATTATTGAAAGATAAAGATATTTATTTTGTAGTAGATGCTGCCCAATCAGTACCACATTTAAGAATTGATGTGCAAAAAATGAATTGTGATGTTTTAGCTTTTAGTGCGCATAAGATGTGTGGACCTACTGGTATAGGTGTGCTTTATGGTAAAAAGAGCTTATTAGAAAAATTTGATCCAGTAGAATTTGGTGGAGGAATGATTGGTATTGTTGAAGATACTTCTGCAACGTGGGCTATACTTCCAGATAAGTTTGAAGCGGGAACACCACTTCTAGCTGAAGCTGCTGGACTAGCTGCAACTATTAAGTATTTAAATAGTATTGGATTAGAAAATATAGAAAAGTATACAAAAGAACTTACAGAATATATGTATTCTGAATTGTCTAAAATTGAGAACATTGAGATATATGGTGTGAAAAATATCGAAGACAGAGTTTCGTTAGTATCTTTTAACTTAGTAGGTGTTCATCCTCATGACTTAACTAGTTTCTTAGATGAAAAAGGAATTTGTATAAGAGCAGGTCATCAATGTACACAACCATTATTAGGAAAATTAGGAACATATTCGGTAGCGAGAGCGAGTCTATATCTATATAATACAAAAGAAGAAATAGATTTCTTTATTCAAACTTTAAAAGAAACGAAGGAGTTTTTCGAAAATGAGTTTTAG
- the sufU gene encoding Fe-S cluster assembly sulfur transfer protein SufU produces MSFSDLKSLYKQVILDHSKHPRNNGVIENSYKLEMLNPSCGDKITVSMKLVDDIIEDIKFVGTGCSISLASASMLTEELKGLSVEKANAKIKDFLNMIMGNEFNEENLEDSISLQNISQLPARVKCATLAWKITEKILEENK; encoded by the coding sequence ATGAGTTTTAGTGATTTAAAAAGTTTATATAAACAAGTAATCTTAGATCATAGTAAACATCCTAGAAATAATGGAGTAATAGAAAATAGTTATAAGCTAGAGATGTTAAATCCTTCATGTGGTGATAAAATAACTGTTAGTATGAAATTAGTTGATGATATTATTGAGGATATCAAATTTGTTGGGACTGGTTGTTCTATTTCGTTAGCTTCAGCTTCAATGTTAACAGAAGAACTAAAAGGTCTATCAGTAGAAAAAGCAAATGCCAAAATTAAAGACTTTTTAAATATGATAATGGGAAATGAATTTAATGAAGAAAACTTAGAAGATAGTATTTCATTACAAAATATTTCTCAACTTCCAGCTAGGGTAAAATGTGCAACTCTTGCATGGAAAATTACAGAAAAAATATTAGAAGAAAATAAATAG